Proteins from a single region of Hordeum vulgare subsp. vulgare chromosome 6H, MorexV3_pseudomolecules_assembly, whole genome shotgun sequence:
- the LOC123402751 gene encoding 7-deoxyloganetin glucosyltransferase-like yields the protein MRSTLPAVNITATDGVRLSSKPISRSLAGVHCAILRDPCVQLIERSFMAMAMAMAEQKPHAVCVPYPAQGHITPMLKVAKLLHARGFHVTFVLTEFNYARLLKSRGTAAFDACPGFHFTAIPDGLPPSDPDATQDIPALCRSTMTTCLPHLTAILARLNGRPDSGVPPVTCVLCDGVMSFAYEAAREIGVPCAALWTASACGFMAYNHYKQLVQEGLVPLKDEAQLTDGYLDTVVDGVPGLCSGFQLRDFPSFIRTTDPDDVMLNFLIRECARLTQPDAVIINTFDDLEKPALDAMRAILPPVYPLGPLLLHVRRLVPAGSPLDVGVRSNLWKEQDGLIEWLDGRPPRSVVYVNYGSITVMTNEQMLEFAWGLANSGYPFLWNVRPDLVKGDAAVLPPEFQAAIEGRGLLTTWCPQEVVIEHEAVGVFLTHSGWNSTLESLCAGVPMLSWPFFAEQQTNCRYKRTEWGVGMEIGGEVRRAEVAAMIREAMEGEKGEGMRHRAAEWKHKAARATLPGGPSETNLDGLIRVLMGNKTSKN from the coding sequence ATGCGTTCAACCCTGCCTGCCGTTAACATCACTGCCACGGACGGAGTACGACTTAGCAGCAAGCCGATCAGCAGATCACTTGCTGGTGTGCACTGTGCAATATTGCGTGATCCGTGCGTGCAACTGATCGAGCGATCATTCATGGCCATGGCCATGGCCATGGCGGAGCAGAAGCCGCACGCGGTGTGCGTCCCGTACCCGGCGCAGGGCCACATCACGCCCATGCtcaaggtggccaagctgctgcacGCCCGGGGCTTCCACGTCACCTTCGTCCTCACCGAGTTCAACTACGCGCGCCTCCTCAAGTCGCGCGGCACGGCCGCGTTCGACGCCTGCCCCGGCTTCCACTTCACCGCCATCCCGGACGGCCTCCCGCCGTCCGACCCCGACGCCACCCAGGACATCCCCGCGCTCTGCCGCTCCACCATGACCACCTGCCTTCCCCACCTCACCGCCATCCTCGCCCGCCTCAACGGGCGCCCCGACTCCGGCGTGCCGCCGGTGACCTGCGTCCTCTGCGACGGCGTCATGTCCTTCGCCTACGAGGCCGCCAGGGAGATCGGCGTGCCGTGCGCCGCGCTGTGGACGGCCAGCGCTTGCGGCTTCATGGCGTACAACCACTACAAGCAGCTCGTCCAGGAGGGGCTCGTGCCGCTCAAGGACGAGGCGCAGCTCACGGACGGGTACCTGGACACGGTCGTCGACGGCGTGCCGGGCCTGTGCTCCGGCTTCCAGCTGCGCGACTTCCCGAGCTTCATCCGGACCACGGACCCAGACGACGTCATGCTCAACTTCCTCATCCGCGAGTGCGCGCGCCTGACGCAGCCCGACGCCGTCATCATCAACACCTTCGACGACCTCGAGAAGCCGGCGCTCGACGCCATGCGAGCCATCCTCCCGCCCGTCTACCCCCTCGGCCCGCTCCTCCTCCACGTCCGCCGGCTCGTCCCCGCGGGCTCCCCTCTCGACGTCGGCGTCAGGTCCAACCTGTGGAAGGAGCAGGACGGGCTGATCGAGTGGCTCGACGGCCGGCCGCCGCGCTCCGTCGTGTACGTGAACTACGGCAGCATCACCGTGATGACGAACGAGCAGATGCTGGAGTTCGCGTGGGGGCTGGCCAACAGCGGCTACCCCTTCCTGTGGAACGTCCGGCCCGACCTCGTCAAGGGCGACGCGGCGGTGCTGCCGCCGGAGTTCCAGGCCGCCATCGAGGGACGCGGCCTTCTGACGACGTGGTGCCCGCAGGAGGTCGTGATCGAGCACGAGGCCGTGGGCGTGTTCCTCACGCACTCCGGGTGGAACTCGACGCTGGAGAGCCTCTGCGCCGGCGTGCCGATGCTGAGCTGGCCATTCTTCGCGGAGCAGCAGACCAACTGCCGGTACAAGCGCACGGAGTGGGGCGTGGGGATGGAGATCGGCGGCGAGGTGCGGCGGGCGGAGGTGGCGGCCATGATACGGGAGGCCATGGAGGGCGAGAAGGGGGAGGGGATGCGCCACCGCGCTGCGGAATGGAAGCACAAGGCAGCGCGGGCGACCCTGCCAGGTGGCCCCTCGGAGACCAATCTGGACGGATTAATTCGTGTGCTCATGGGCAATAAGACGAGTAAGAATTGA